One genomic region from Bradyrhizobium icense encodes:
- a CDS encoding indolepyruvate ferredoxin oxidoreductase subunit alpha, with protein sequence MAERSFAREVEDLKLGAGQEFRGEGILAITKALLECGVSYVAGYQGAPISHLMDVLSDAQDILSDLDVHFESSASEATAAATLAASVMYPIRGAVTFKAPVGINVASDALANLSSGGVTGGALIIIGEDYGEGSSIMQERSHAFAMKSQLWLVDPRPNVASIVKAVHDSFDLSEASNTPVMLEVRIRACHVHGRFATRNNVRPAFPLSRALDQPSRDTNRIVLPPASFLHEKEKVEHRWPAAVEFIHARGMNETFDGDIDDIGIIMQGGMYNGVITALREAGLADIWGETRVPLYVMNVTYPIVDREVIDFCRGKKAVLMVEEGQPEFIEQALHKILRNADIPARLHGKDLFPMAGEYTAQVMGQAIGAFIRRWRPDALSDAARAPNIDRTEVDEKIRVLADVVPPRPPGFCTGCPERPIFSAMKLVEKELGPHHIAADIGCHLFSILPPFNIGATTMGYGLGPASASAFNVPAGKRPISMMGDGGFWHNGLTSGVGNAVFNQHDGVIVVVDNYYSAATGGQDIPSSRADNRSRSTKHPIVEAVKGVGAKWVRQIDRTYDVTRMRDTLREALTTDEKGPKIIVASSECMLNKQRRVKPLVAAAAKRGERIVRERFGVDEDVCSGDHACIRLSGCPSLSVKPTSDPLKDNPVAAVDNSCVGCGHCGEVADAAVLCPSFYRADIVSNPTAFEARLDRFWQRMIGALQRWRAGRRVMFEQEAA encoded by the coding sequence ATGGCAGAACGCTCTTTCGCGCGCGAGGTCGAAGACCTCAAGCTCGGCGCCGGCCAGGAGTTTCGCGGCGAAGGCATCCTCGCTATCACCAAGGCATTGCTCGAATGCGGCGTCAGCTATGTCGCCGGCTACCAGGGTGCGCCGATCTCGCATCTGATGGATGTGCTGTCGGACGCGCAGGATATTCTCTCCGACCTCGACGTGCATTTCGAATCCAGCGCCAGCGAGGCGACGGCCGCGGCAACGCTGGCCGCCTCGGTGATGTATCCGATCCGTGGCGCGGTCACCTTCAAGGCGCCGGTCGGCATCAACGTCGCGTCCGACGCGCTCGCCAACCTCTCCTCGGGCGGCGTGACCGGCGGCGCGCTCATTATCATCGGCGAGGATTACGGCGAAGGCTCCTCCATCATGCAGGAGCGTTCGCATGCGTTCGCGATGAAGTCGCAGCTCTGGCTGGTCGATCCGCGGCCCAACGTGGCGTCGATCGTCAAGGCGGTGCACGATTCTTTCGATCTGTCGGAGGCATCGAACACGCCTGTCATGCTGGAGGTGCGGATACGCGCTTGCCATGTGCATGGCCGCTTCGCTACCCGCAACAATGTCCGTCCCGCGTTTCCGCTGTCCCGCGCGCTGGATCAGCCGTCACGCGACACCAACCGTATCGTACTGCCGCCGGCCTCGTTCCTGCACGAGAAGGAGAAGGTCGAGCATCGCTGGCCCGCCGCGGTCGAATTCATCCACGCCCGCGGCATGAACGAGACGTTCGACGGTGACATCGACGATATCGGCATCATCATGCAGGGCGGCATGTATAATGGCGTCATCACCGCGCTGCGCGAGGCCGGGCTTGCCGATATCTGGGGCGAGACACGCGTACCGCTCTATGTGATGAACGTGACCTACCCGATCGTCGACCGCGAGGTAATCGACTTCTGCCGCGGCAAGAAGGCGGTACTGATGGTCGAGGAAGGCCAGCCCGAATTCATCGAGCAGGCGCTGCACAAGATCCTGCGCAACGCGGACATTCCGGCCAGGCTGCACGGCAAGGACCTGTTCCCGATGGCCGGCGAATACACCGCGCAAGTCATGGGCCAGGCGATCGGCGCGTTCATCCGCCGCTGGCGCCCGGACGCCTTATCGGATGCTGCGCGCGCACCGAACATCGACCGCACTGAGGTCGATGAGAAAATCCGTGTGCTCGCCGACGTGGTACCGCCGCGGCCGCCGGGCTTTTGCACCGGCTGTCCGGAACGGCCGATCTTTTCCGCAATGAAGCTGGTGGAAAAGGAACTCGGTCCGCATCACATCGCCGCCGACATCGGCTGCCATTTGTTCTCGATTCTGCCGCCGTTCAATATCGGCGCCACCACCATGGGCTACGGCCTCGGCCCGGCATCTGCCTCCGCTTTCAACGTGCCGGCAGGCAAGCGCCCGATCTCGATGATGGGCGACGGCGGCTTCTGGCACAATGGGTTGACCAGCGGCGTCGGCAACGCCGTCTTCAACCAGCACGACGGCGTGATCGTCGTCGTCGACAATTACTATTCCGCCGCGACCGGCGGCCAGGACATCCCCTCCTCGCGCGCCGACAACCGCTCGCGTTCGACCAAGCATCCGATCGTCGAGGCGGTGAAGGGCGTCGGCGCCAAATGGGTGCGCCAGATCGATCGCACCTATGACGTCACGCGCATGCGCGACACGCTGCGCGAGGCGCTGACCACGGACGAGAAGGGTCCGAAGATCATTGTCGCCTCGTCGGAATGCATGCTGAACAAGCAGCGGCGCGTGAAGCCGCTGGTCGCGGCTGCCGCAAAGCGCGGCGAGCGCATCGTGCGCGAGCGCTTCGGCGTCGACGAAGACGTATGCTCCGGCGACCACGCCTGTATCCGCCTGTCCGGCTGCCCTTCGCTGTCGGTGAAACCGACCAGCGATCCGCTGAAGGACAATCCGGTAGCCGCCGTCGACAATAGTTGCGTCGGCTGCGGCCATTGCGGCGAGGTCGCGGACGCGGCTGTCTTGTGTCCCTCGTTCTATCGCGCCGACATCGTTTCCAATCCGACCGCATTCGAAGCGCGGCTCGACCGCTTCTGGCAGCGGATGATCGGCGCGTTGCAGCGCTGGCGCGCCGGACGCCGCGTCATGTTCGAACAGGAGGCGGCATGA
- a CDS encoding acyl-CoA dehydrogenase family protein — MTPVSPLRGPSREHLAWPFFDSRHSEYAAALDAFAADLGDTHGGDVDETCRSLVRQLGAAGLLEASVAGDRPDAVIDSRLICLARETLAWHSGLADFAFAMQGLGTGAVAIAGSPELRALVLPKARRGEWIAAFALSEKEAGSDVAAMACSARREGDHYLLDGEKTWISNGGIADVYTLFARTGEAPGARGISAFVVLPDDPGFSIADRIDVMAPHPLATLRFEGCRIPAARLLGSPGEGFKIAMRTLDIFRASVAAAALGFARRALDEAVAHALSRRMFGGVLADQQLTQAALGDMAAGVDASALLTYRAAWRRDVQKASTTREAAMAKMVATETAQAVIDRAVQMFGGRGVRSGEVVEQLYREIRALRIYEGATEVQKLIIGRDVLKAV; from the coding sequence ATGACTCCGGTTTCGCCATTACGCGGGCCGTCGCGTGAACACCTCGCGTGGCCGTTCTTCGATTCCCGCCACAGCGAATACGCTGCCGCGCTCGACGCATTTGCAGCCGATCTTGGCGATACGCACGGCGGTGACGTCGACGAAACCTGCCGTTCGCTGGTACGCCAGCTTGGCGCCGCCGGATTGCTGGAGGCCTCCGTTGCAGGCGATCGGCCCGACGCGGTGATCGACTCGCGGCTGATCTGTCTTGCCCGCGAAACGTTGGCCTGGCACAGCGGGCTCGCCGATTTCGCATTTGCGATGCAGGGACTTGGAACCGGTGCGGTAGCGATCGCCGGTTCGCCCGAATTGCGCGCGCTGGTGCTGCCGAAGGCGCGGCGTGGCGAATGGATTGCGGCCTTTGCCTTGTCGGAGAAAGAGGCCGGTTCCGACGTCGCTGCCATGGCCTGCAGCGCCCGCCGCGAGGGCGACCACTACCTCCTGGATGGCGAGAAGACCTGGATCTCCAACGGCGGCATTGCCGATGTGTACACGCTGTTTGCGCGAACCGGCGAGGCGCCGGGCGCGCGAGGCATTTCGGCCTTTGTGGTGCTGCCGGACGATCCCGGCTTTTCGATTGCCGACCGTATCGACGTGATGGCGCCGCACCCGCTGGCGACGCTGCGTTTCGAGGGCTGCCGGATTCCGGCGGCGCGGCTGCTGGGTTCGCCGGGCGAAGGTTTCAAGATCGCGATGCGCACCCTCGATATCTTCCGCGCATCGGTTGCAGCCGCCGCGCTGGGTTTTGCCCGCCGCGCGCTGGATGAGGCGGTGGCGCATGCCCTGTCACGGCGGATGTTCGGTGGCGTGCTGGCTGACCAGCAATTGACGCAGGCAGCCCTCGGCGACATGGCCGCAGGCGTCGATGCCAGCGCGCTTCTCACCTACCGCGCGGCGTGGCGGCGCGACGTGCAGAAAGCTTCCACGACCCGTGAAGCGGCAATGGCCAAAATGGTCGCGACCGAAACCGCGCAAGCGGTGATCGACCGCGCCGTACAGATGTTCGGCGGCCGCGGCGTGCGCTCGGGCGAGGTCGTTGAGCAGCTCTACCGCGAGATCCGCGCGTTGCGCATCTATGAAGGCGCGACCGAAGTCCAGAAACTCATCATCGGACGCGACGTCCTGAAGGCGGTTTAG
- a CDS encoding RidA family protein: protein MFEVLQPPGWAKPRGYANGMAARGKMIFVAGQIGWNEQCRFESDDLVDQIGQILKNVAAVLRAGDAAPEHVVSMTWFLLDRKEYSARLKEIGVTYRDVMGRHFPAMTALQVSGLVEDRAKIEIQAIAMVPDQMN from the coding sequence ATGTTCGAGGTCTTGCAGCCGCCCGGTTGGGCCAAGCCGCGCGGGTACGCGAACGGCATGGCCGCGCGCGGCAAGATGATCTTTGTCGCCGGCCAGATCGGCTGGAACGAACAATGCAGGTTCGAGTCCGATGATCTTGTAGATCAGATCGGCCAGATCCTGAAGAACGTCGCAGCCGTTTTGCGCGCCGGTGATGCCGCGCCCGAGCATGTGGTGTCGATGACCTGGTTCCTGCTCGATCGCAAGGAGTATTCGGCGCGCCTGAAGGAAATCGGCGTGACCTATCGCGACGTCATGGGCCGGCACTTTCCGGCCATGACGGCGCTGCAGGTCTCGGGGCTGGTCGAGGATCGCGCCAAGATCGAAATCCAGGCGATCGCGATGGTACCTGACCAGATGAATTGA
- a CDS encoding cupin domain-containing protein, translating to MATKARENHREDVAGRANVEDTPELLAYYDELERLEAGALWTVANKIEPWQPKSSSVPVLWRYEDLRAHVLRSVELVSPEKAGRRVIYLNNPGRREHAAAVGWLYSGLQVMHPGEVASAHAHSASALRFIMEGEGAYTIVDGHKMTLGANDFVLTPNGTWHEHGVSSDGTPCIWQDGLDIPLVNTLEANFYVVHPDLQQSVGYPVDDMTHTWGNPGLRPAGADWSKGYSPLLKYEWAPTYEALQRYAKATDGSPYDGVLMNYVNPVTGGPVMQTIGASMQMLRPGESTRAHRHTGSFIYQVAKGRGHSIIDGKRFDWKERDIFCVPSWAWHEHVNASASEDACLFTFNDLPVMHALGLYREEAFGDNGGRQPLVS from the coding sequence ATGGCAACGAAAGCTCGTGAAAACCATCGGGAAGACGTGGCCGGAAGGGCCAATGTCGAGGACACGCCTGAGCTGCTCGCCTATTACGACGAGCTCGAGAGGCTCGAGGCGGGCGCACTCTGGACGGTCGCGAACAAGATCGAGCCCTGGCAGCCCAAATCGTCCTCCGTTCCGGTGCTGTGGCGCTATGAGGACCTGCGCGCGCACGTGCTGCGTTCCGTTGAACTGGTGTCGCCCGAGAAGGCCGGGCGCCGCGTCATCTATCTGAACAATCCCGGACGCCGCGAGCACGCCGCCGCGGTCGGCTGGCTCTATTCCGGCCTGCAGGTGATGCACCCGGGCGAGGTCGCATCCGCCCACGCCCATTCGGCCTCTGCGCTCCGCTTCATCATGGAAGGCGAGGGCGCCTATACGATCGTCGACGGTCACAAGATGACGCTCGGCGCCAACGACTTTGTGCTAACGCCGAACGGCACCTGGCACGAGCACGGCGTCTCCAGCGACGGCACGCCCTGCATCTGGCAGGACGGCCTCGACATTCCCCTCGTCAATACGCTCGAAGCCAACTTTTATGTGGTTCACCCCGACCTGCAGCAGAGCGTCGGCTATCCCGTCGACGACATGACGCATACCTGGGGCAATCCCGGCCTGCGCCCGGCGGGCGCCGATTGGTCCAAAGGATACTCGCCGCTGCTGAAATACGAATGGGCTCCGACTTACGAGGCGCTGCAGCGCTACGCCAAGGCCACCGATGGCTCGCCGTATGACGGCGTTCTCATGAATTACGTCAATCCGGTGACCGGCGGGCCGGTGATGCAGACGATCGGCGCGTCGATGCAGATGCTGCGGCCGGGCGAGAGCACACGCGCGCATCGTCACACCGGCAGCTTCATTTATCAGGTCGCAAAGGGGCGCGGTCACTCAATCATCGACGGCAAGCGCTTCGACTGGAAGGAGCGGGATATCTTCTGCGTTCCTTCCTGGGCCTGGCATGAACATGTCAACGCTTCCGCCAGCGAGGACGCCTGCCTCTTCACCTTCAACGACCTGCCGGTCATGCACGCGCTCGGCCTCTATCGTGAGGAAGCTTTTGGCGACAATGGCGGCCGCCAGCCCCTCGTATCCTAG
- a CDS encoding fumarylacetoacetate hydrolase family protein: MRLVTYRGNVEAAARLGAVVDDLVVDVAKAGHHAGVSLPSSMLDFIDLGPPALVALEKILNEGKDNWPVGAALPLANVRLLAPIPRPRKNIFGIGLNYVEHVAESSRALDTAKDLPKQPIIFSKPPTSVIGPGDAIHHNKAITQQLDWEVELAVVMGRTARRVPEADALGFVFGYSVMIDVSARDNRRAGQWIYSKGQDTYAPFGPCIVTADEITDPHTLDLWLTVNGVEKQRSNTRHMLFKVPLLIADISAAMTLEPGDIIATGTPEGVGAGRSPQEWLWPGDVVEAEVTGIGRLRHPVVAI, translated from the coding sequence GTGCGTCTTGTTACCTATCGCGGCAATGTTGAAGCTGCCGCCCGTCTCGGCGCCGTCGTTGACGATCTCGTCGTAGATGTCGCGAAGGCGGGCCACCATGCCGGTGTTTCGCTTCCGTCGTCGATGCTCGATTTCATCGATCTCGGACCGCCCGCCTTGGTGGCGCTCGAGAAGATATTGAACGAGGGCAAGGATAACTGGCCGGTCGGCGCGGCATTGCCGTTGGCGAATGTCAGGCTGCTCGCGCCGATCCCGCGCCCGCGCAAGAACATTTTCGGCATCGGCTTGAACTATGTCGAGCACGTCGCGGAATCCTCGCGCGCCCTCGACACTGCCAAGGACCTGCCCAAGCAACCGATCATCTTTTCGAAGCCGCCGACCAGCGTCATCGGGCCGGGCGACGCCATTCATCACAACAAGGCGATCACGCAGCAACTCGACTGGGAGGTCGAGCTTGCGGTCGTGATGGGGCGAACCGCGCGGCGCGTGCCGGAAGCTGACGCGCTCGGCTTCGTGTTCGGCTACAGCGTGATGATCGACGTCAGCGCTCGCGACAACCGCCGCGCCGGCCAATGGATCTACTCCAAGGGGCAGGATACCTACGCGCCGTTCGGGCCGTGCATCGTCACGGCAGATGAAATCACCGATCCGCACACGCTCGATCTCTGGCTGACGGTGAACGGCGTCGAAAAGCAGCGCTCCAACACGCGCCACATGCTGTTCAAGGTGCCGCTCCTGATTGCCGACATTTCGGCCGCAATGACGCTGGAGCCGGGCGACATCATCGCGACGGGAACGCCCGAAGGCGTCGGCGCCGGGCGCTCGCCGCAGGAATGGCTGTGGCCGGGCGATGTGGTGGAAGCCGAAGTAACGGGTATCGGCCGGCTGCGTCATCCCGTGGTGGCGATCTGA
- a CDS encoding flavin reductase family protein: MIFDMETLEAQNRYKILTATVTPRPIAWITTLSASGVINAAPFSFFNVMGHEPPTVAIGLLAGSERFKDTAANILDTGEFVVNLVAERNAEAMNITCIDAPPEIDELVLAGLTPAASQAVRPPRIAESPVSFECRVLTSLVTGPRQTAVIGRVVRAHVDDAVILDKERCHIDTQALRLIARMHGSGWYARSTDLFQIDRPSWAAWQEKNVKAEPA; encoded by the coding sequence ATGATCTTCGACATGGAGACGCTGGAAGCGCAGAATCGCTACAAGATATTGACGGCGACGGTGACGCCGCGGCCGATCGCCTGGATCACCACGCTCTCCGCGAGCGGCGTCATCAATGCCGCGCCCTTCAGCTTCTTCAACGTGATGGGGCACGAGCCGCCCACAGTTGCGATCGGCCTTCTGGCAGGCTCGGAGCGCTTCAAGGATACGGCGGCCAATATCCTCGATACCGGCGAGTTCGTCGTGAACCTCGTCGCCGAGCGCAACGCCGAGGCCATGAACATCACCTGTATCGACGCGCCGCCGGAGATCGACGAACTAGTGCTGGCGGGACTGACCCCGGCTGCCTCGCAGGCGGTGCGCCCGCCACGCATCGCGGAATCGCCGGTGTCATTCGAGTGCCGAGTGCTCACGTCGCTGGTGACGGGGCCGCGCCAGACCGCCGTCATCGGTCGTGTGGTTCGCGCCCATGTCGACGATGCGGTGATCCTGGACAAGGAGCGCTGCCACATCGATACGCAGGCGCTGCGGCTGATCGCCCGTATGCACGGCAGCGGCTGGTACGCGCGCTCCACCGACCTGTTCCAGATCGATCGGCCAAGCTGGGCTGCGTGGCAGGAAAAGAACGTCAAGGCTGAACCTGCGTGA
- a CDS encoding NAD/NADP-dependent octopine/nopaline dehydrogenase family protein, whose amino-acid sequence MKIAVLGGGNGSFAAAGDLALAGHEVRLWRRNPGDVEAHRAQGGTITVIDRSGRLDARLAVVTPSIAEAIETADLILCPAPAFAQQAIANLAAPHLRDGQVVFLPPGTFGSYIFARAARDAGNRAEIATAETGTLPWLARKQGPYAVRISGRGARLPTGVFPQRLAPHALDVIERAFPNAIEPCGDALSGALMNAGPIIHPPLITMNAGPIEHFDKWDIHKEGTQPAIRRVTDALDAERIAIREALGYGAPHFPLADHYSRDGEPWMYARDAHEHLTDSGDWSERLILTEHRYMLEDLRLGLSFLASVAGLAGVKTPLVKAFLAIGSAITGEDFAVTGRSLSSLGLGNLDRAALQNLLGEGFR is encoded by the coding sequence TTGAAGATTGCAGTATTGGGTGGGGGAAACGGTTCGTTCGCGGCCGCAGGCGACCTCGCGTTGGCCGGCCATGAAGTCCGGCTGTGGCGGCGAAATCCCGGAGATGTCGAGGCGCATCGGGCGCAGGGCGGCACGATCACGGTCATCGATCGATCGGGCCGCCTCGATGCCAGGCTGGCTGTGGTCACGCCTTCGATCGCGGAAGCCATCGAAACCGCCGATCTCATCCTGTGTCCGGCGCCGGCCTTCGCGCAGCAGGCAATCGCGAATCTGGCCGCACCGCATTTGCGCGACGGCCAAGTCGTATTTTTGCCACCTGGCACATTCGGCTCCTACATCTTCGCCCGTGCCGCCCGCGACGCGGGTAACCGTGCGGAGATCGCAACCGCGGAGACGGGAACCCTGCCGTGGCTGGCGCGCAAGCAAGGTCCCTATGCGGTTCGTATTTCGGGCAGAGGCGCGCGGCTGCCGACCGGCGTGTTTCCGCAGCGCCTCGCCCCGCACGCGCTTGATGTGATCGAGCGCGCCTTTCCGAACGCCATCGAGCCATGCGGCGACGCGCTGTCGGGCGCGCTGATGAATGCGGGCCCGATCATCCATCCGCCGCTGATCACCATGAACGCCGGTCCGATCGAACATTTCGACAAATGGGACATCCACAAGGAAGGAACGCAGCCGGCGATCCGCCGCGTCACGGATGCGCTCGATGCCGAACGCATCGCCATCCGCGAGGCGCTTGGTTATGGAGCGCCGCATTTTCCATTGGCCGACCATTATTCGCGCGACGGCGAACCCTGGATGTATGCGCGCGACGCGCACGAGCATCTCACCGATTCCGGCGATTGGTCCGAACGCCTCATTCTCACGGAGCACCGCTACATGCTGGAGGATTTGCGTCTCGGCCTGTCGTTCCTCGCGTCGGTGGCCGGTCTTGCGGGCGTAAAAACGCCGCTCGTCAAGGCGTTCCTTGCGATCGGCTCCGCCATTACCGGTGAGGATTTCGCGGTGACGGGCCGGAGCTTGTCCTCGCTCGGCCTCGGCAATCTTGACCGGGCGGCGTTGCAAAATCTTCTGGGTGAGGGTTTCCGATGA
- a CDS encoding 3-hydroxybutyryl-CoA dehydrogenase, translated as MKPVIGCLGAGRMGRGIAVVFAFAGHQVVVIDFKEREASAFEALAAEAKVEVRSTLEILSRIGLLPPELVPVIAGRITVVSRDEAATVLPRCDVIFEGMPEILALKQAALAEASRLAGERPIIASTTSTILVDDLAGSIEHPGRFLNAHWLNPAYLVPLIELSPGRLTVLETTARMKTLLEGIGKVPVVCAARPGFIVPRIQTLAMNEAARMVEEGVASAEDIDKAVIYGFGFRFAVLGLLEFIDWGGGDILHHASRYLVEALGDERYAAPDIIATNMREGRIGMKTGQGFMNYEGVDQTAYREPRLAAFASALRAMGLAREPVA; from the coding sequence ATGAAACCGGTTATCGGATGCCTCGGCGCTGGACGAATGGGCCGCGGCATTGCCGTCGTGTTCGCTTTCGCCGGTCACCAGGTTGTCGTCATCGATTTTAAGGAACGGGAGGCGTCGGCATTCGAGGCGTTAGCGGCCGAAGCTAAAGTGGAAGTTCGCTCAACGCTCGAGATACTCTCGCGCATCGGCCTGCTCCCGCCGGAACTAGTGCCCGTGATCGCCGGACGTATCACGGTCGTGTCCCGGGACGAGGCGGCTACGGTGTTGCCGCGCTGCGATGTCATCTTCGAGGGAATGCCGGAGATCCTCGCGTTAAAGCAGGCGGCGCTGGCCGAGGCCTCGCGGTTGGCGGGCGAGCGCCCGATCATCGCTTCGACGACCTCGACGATACTGGTCGACGATCTCGCGGGCTCGATCGAACATCCCGGCCGCTTCCTCAACGCGCACTGGCTCAATCCCGCTTACCTCGTGCCGCTGATCGAATTGTCTCCCGGGCGGCTCACCGTGCTGGAGACGACAGCGCGAATGAAGACGCTGCTCGAAGGCATCGGCAAGGTGCCGGTGGTCTGCGCGGCGCGTCCGGGCTTCATCGTTCCGCGAATCCAGACGCTGGCAATGAACGAAGCCGCCCGCATGGTGGAAGAGGGCGTTGCCTCGGCGGAAGATATCGACAAGGCCGTGATCTATGGTTTCGGATTCCGTTTCGCAGTGCTCGGCCTGCTCGAGTTCATCGACTGGGGCGGCGGCGATATCCTGCATCATGCGAGCCGCTATCTGGTCGAGGCGCTCGGCGATGAACGTTACGCCGCGCCTGACATCATCGCGACGAACATGCGCGAAGGACGCATCGGCATGAAGACCGGGCAGGGATTCATGAATTATGAAGGCGTCGACCAGACCGCCTATCGCGAGCCGCGCCTCGCCGCTTTTGCCTCGGCGCTGCGGGCGATGGGCCTTGCGCGCGAACCCGTCGCTTAA
- a CDS encoding ABC transporter ATP-binding protein has product MFSIENVSVAYGKVEAVRNVSLSVEQGQIVTVIGPNGAGKTTLLMAAIGLLKSTGRMVFQGNDLARIDVEGRVERGLCLVPEKRELFADMSVADNLLLGTYSLRDRSTTRKSLDDVFDRFPRLKERSKQAAGTLSGGERQMLALGRALMAKPKLLVLDEPSLGLAPLIVREIFRTIASLRSLGVSVLLVEQNARAALETADYGYVLETGEIIQSGPADTLIHDPKLIAAYLGGH; this is encoded by the coding sequence ATGTTCTCGATCGAGAATGTGTCGGTCGCCTATGGCAAGGTGGAGGCGGTGCGGAACGTCTCGCTTTCCGTCGAGCAAGGGCAGATCGTGACCGTGATCGGGCCGAACGGCGCCGGCAAGACAACGCTGTTGATGGCCGCCATCGGTCTGCTGAAGTCCACGGGGCGGATGGTCTTTCAAGGCAACGATCTTGCGCGGATCGACGTCGAGGGCCGCGTCGAGCGTGGGCTTTGCCTCGTCCCCGAAAAGCGCGAGCTGTTCGCCGACATGTCGGTCGCCGACAATCTCTTGCTCGGCACCTACAGCCTGCGCGATCGTTCGACGACGCGCAAAAGCCTCGATGACGTGTTCGACCGCTTTCCGCGGCTGAAGGAGCGTAGCAAGCAGGCCGCCGGTACGCTGTCAGGCGGCGAGCGGCAAATGCTGGCGCTCGGCCGCGCGCTGATGGCGAAGCCGAAACTCCTGGTGCTCGACGAACCCAGCCTCGGCCTGGCCCCGCTCATCGTCCGGGAAATCTTCCGCACCATCGCCTCGCTGCGCAGCCTCGGCGTATCGGTCCTGCTCGTCGAGCAGAACGCCCGCGCCGCGCTGGAGACCGCGGATTACGGCTATGTGCTGGAAACCGGCGAGATCATCCAGTCCGGGCCGGCGGACACCCTGATCCACGACCCGAAATTGATCGCAGCCTATCTAGGCGGGCATTAG